The following are encoded together in the Clostridiales bacterium genome:
- the infA gene encoding translation initiation factor IF-1, whose product MSKEDVIEVEGTVLEALPNAMFQVELENGHKILAHISGKLRMNFIRILPGDKVRLELSPYDLTRGRITWRAK is encoded by the coding sequence ATGTCTAAAGAAGATGTAATAGAAGTAGAAGGAACAGTATTGGAAGCTTTACCAAATGCTATGTTTCAGGTAGAGTTAGAAAATGGACATAAGATATTGGCTCATATTTCAGGAAAGTTAAGAATGAACTTTATAAGAATTCTTCCAGGGGATAAAGTGAGATTGGAATTATCGCCATATGATTTAACAAGAGGAAGAATTACATGGAGAGCTAAGTAA
- the rpmJ gene encoding 50S ribosomal protein L36, with protein sequence MKVKPSVKPICEKCKIIKRKGRVMVICENPKHKQKQG encoded by the coding sequence ATGAAAGTAAAACCATCCGTTAAGCCTATATGTGAAAAATGTAAGATAATAAAGAGAAAAGGTCGTGTAATGGTAATTTGTGAAAATCCAAAGCACAAACAAAAACAAGGTTAG
- the rpsM gene encoding 30S ribosomal protein S13, with translation MARIAGVDLPREKRIEIGLTYIFGVGRSLSNKILRKLGVSPDIRVKDLIEAQVAAIREELSNYKVEGELRKIIALNIKRLKEIKCYRGIRHSRGLPVRGQKTKTNARTCKGPKKTVGQKKK, from the coding sequence ATGGCACGTATAGCCGGAGTTGATTTGCCTAGAGAGAAGAGAATAGAGATTGGTTTAACTTATATCTTTGGTGTAGGTAGATCGTTGTCAAATAAAATTTTGAGAAAATTAGGCGTAAGTCCTGATATAAGAGTGAAAGATTTAATAGAAGCTCAAGTTGCAGCAATAAGAGAAGAGCTATCTAATTATAAAGTTGAAGGTGAACTTAGAAAAATAATTGCCTTAAACATTAAAAGACTTAAGGAAATTAAATGTTACAGAGGAATAAGACACAGTAGAGGATTGCCTGTAAGGGGTCAAAAGACAAAGACAAATGCGAGAACTTGTAAAGGTCCTAAAAAGACAGTAGGGCAGAAAAAGAAATAG
- the rpsK gene encoding 30S ribosomal protein S11 — translation MAVAKGAKKTTRKRRERKNVERGAAHIRSSFNNTIVTITDVAGNVIAWSSAGGLGFKGSRKSTPFAAQMAAETAAKVSMDHGLKYVEVYVKGPGSGREAAIRALQAAGLEVVLIKDVTPIPHNGCRPPKRRRV, via the coding sequence ATGGCAGTAGCAAAGGGAGCTAAAAAAACTACAAGAAAAAGAAGAGAGCGTAAAAATGTAGAGAGAGGTGCAGCGCATATACGTTCATCTTTCAATAATACTATAGTTACAATAACTGACGTTGCTGGTAATGTTATAGCATGGTCCAGTGCAGGTGGATTAGGTTTTAAAGGCTCAAGAAAGAGTACGCCGTTTGCGGCACAAATGGCAGCGGAGACTGCAGCGAAAGTGTCTATGGATCATGGGTTAAAATATGTAGAAGTATATGTAAAAGGGCCTGGATCAGGAAGAGAGGCAGCTATTAGAGCATTGCAAGCAGCAGGGTTAGAGGTAGTTCTTATAAAGGATGTGACTCCTATTCCGCATAATGGATGTCGTCCACCAAAGAGGAGAAGAGTTTAG
- the rpsD gene encoding 30S ribosomal protein S4 has translation MARYTGASCRRCRRAGEKLFLKGEKCYKEKCPVARRAYAPGQHGQQKKNLKEYGLQLREKQKAKRFYGILERQFRKYFEIAFKKQGVTGENLLTLLETRLDNVVYRMGLADSRAQARQFVRHNHITVNGKKVNIPSYLVKVGDIIALKEKSRSISVIKEIVESNSVKAPRWLEVDAANFSCKVIALPEREDVDLQVQEHLIVELYSK, from the coding sequence ATGGCAAGATATACAGGGGCGTCGTGTAGGCGTTGTCGTAGAGCAGGAGAAAAGCTTTTTCTAAAAGGAGAAAAGTGTTATAAAGAGAAATGCCCGGTTGCGAGAAGAGCTTATGCTCCAGGTCAGCATGGTCAACAAAAGAAAAATTTGAAAGAGTATGGATTACAATTGCGTGAGAAGCAAAAAGCCAAGAGATTCTATGGTATTTTGGAACGTCAATTTAGGAAATATTTTGAGATTGCGTTTAAGAAACAAGGTGTTACAGGTGAAAATTTATTAACTTTATTAGAAACAAGATTGGACAATGTTGTTTATAGGATGGGGTTGGCTGATTCAAGAGCTCAGGCTAGACAGTTTGTAAGGCATAATCATATAACTGTTAATGGCAAAAAAGTTAATATTCCATCTTACTTGGTAAAAGTAGGGGATATTATAGCTCTTAAGGAGAAGAGCAGGAGTATTTCTGTTATAAAAGAAATTGTAGAGTCAAATAGTGTTAAGGCACCAAGATGGCTAGAGGTTGATGCTGCTAATTTCAGTTGTAAAGTTATTGCATTACCGGAGAGAGAAGATGTGGATCTACAAGTTCAAGAGCATCTAATAGTTGAGTTGTACTCTAAATAG
- a CDS encoding DNA-directed RNA polymerase subunit alpha, with amino-acid sequence MIEIEKPKIEKVAENEEFTYGKFVVEPLERGYGITLGNSLRRILLSSLPGAAVTSIKIDGVLHEFTTVPGVMEDVTEIILNIKQLSLKSYAEEPKTIYIDIDREGEVKAGDIKTDSEIEILNPDLHIATLEGGHRLYIEMTVGKGRGYVSAERNKNSGQPIGVISIDSIYTPVTKVNYKVENTRVGQVTDYDRLVLEVWTDGSIKPDEAISLGAKILNEHLNLFIDLSETTREKEIMIQKQEPKKERVLEMTIEELDLSVRSYNCLKRANINTVEDLISKTEDDMMKVRNLGRKSLEEVLQKLDALNLKLSPSEE; translated from the coding sequence ATGATAGAGATAGAAAAACCAAAGATTGAAAAGGTAGCTGAAAATGAAGAATTTACTTATGGAAAATTTGTTGTTGAGCCATTAGAGAGAGGTTATGGTATTACTCTAGGTAATTCTTTGAGAAGGATATTGTTGTCATCTTTGCCAGGAGCTGCAGTAACTTCTATAAAGATTGATGGAGTGTTACATGAGTTTACAACAGTTCCAGGGGTAATGGAGGATGTTACTGAGATAATCCTAAACATAAAACAGTTGTCTCTAAAATCTTATGCTGAAGAACCAAAAACTATATATATCGATATTGATAGAGAAGGAGAAGTTAAAGCAGGAGATATAAAGACTGACTCTGAGATTGAAATTTTGAATCCTGATCTACATATAGCTACATTAGAAGGTGGGCATAGGTTATACATAGAGATGACAGTAGGAAAGGGAAGAGGTTACGTGTCTGCTGAAAGAAACAAGAATAGTGGGCAACCTATAGGTGTTATATCAATAGATTCTATATATACACCTGTTACAAAGGTGAATTATAAAGTAGAAAATACACGTGTAGGTCAAGTAACAGATTATGATAGGTTAGTATTGGAAGTGTGGACAGATGGTAGTATAAAGCCAGATGAGGCAATAAGTTTAGGCGCTAAAATTTTAAATGAGCATTTAAATTTGTTTATTGATTTATCAGAGACTACAAGAGAAAAGGAAATAATGATTCAAAAGCAAGAGCCAAAGAAAGAGAGAGTTCTTGAGATGACAATAGAGGAGTTAGATTTATCTGTTAGGTCATATAATTGCTTAAAGAGAGCAAATATAAACACTGTAGAGGATCTAATAAGTAAGACTGAAGATGATATGATGAAAGTTAGAAACTTAGGAAGAAAATCATTAGAGGAAGTTTTACAAAAGTTAGATGCATTGAATTTGAAGTTGTCACCTTCAGAAGAATGA
- the rplQ gene encoding 50S ribosomal protein L17 has translation MPVNRKLGRVANQRRAMLRGLVTAFFESGRIETTLARAKEIQSIVENLITLAAKEANNYTTKEIKVSKAKVDAKGKKVTKVVKSKNGREYSVVEREFATKEVKVDAPSRLQARRMVTSWLYRTKDKDGNYIHLANKIFDEIAPKYSERKGGYTRIYKLGPRRGDGAEVAILELV, from the coding sequence ATGCCAGTTAATAGAAAATTGGGACGTGTGGCGAATCAAAGAAGGGCTATGCTAAGAGGATTAGTTACAGCTTTTTTTGAAAGTGGTAGGATAGAGACTACATTAGCACGTGCTAAAGAGATACAAAGTATAGTTGAAAATTTGATAACACTTGCAGCTAAAGAGGCTAATAATTATACTACTAAAGAGATAAAAGTATCTAAAGCAAAAGTAGATGCTAAAGGAAAGAAAGTAACAAAGGTAGTTAAGTCTAAAAATGGTAGGGAATATAGTGTTGTAGAAAGAGAGTTTGCAACTAAGGAAGTTAAGGTTGACGCACCTTCTAGATTGCAAGCAAGAAGAATGGTAACTAGTTGGTTATATAGAACAAAAGATAAAGATGGAAATTATATACATCTAGCAAATAAGATATTTGATGAAATTGCACCTAAGTATTCAGAGAGAAAAGGTGGATATACAAGAATTTATAAATTAGGCCCAAGAAGAGGCGACGGTGCTGAAGTAGCAATACTTGAATTAGTATAA